A window of Natrinema versiforme contains these coding sequences:
- a CDS encoding biotin--[acetyl-CoA-carboxylase] ligase — MNETRRAILEAIADGPVSGPELAESLDISRAAVWKHIDGLREADFEIESGPTGYELTAVAAYNAPAVEFELEAPFSVEYHDSVGSTNDRARELAAEGATDVAVLADEQVGGRGRLEREWSSPSGGVWVSVLTRPAVAPAQAPLYTLAASVATATAAREAGVDARIKWPNDVVVPVGDDGDYRKLAGILTEMEGETDRVEWLAVGLGVNANLDADALPEGATSIREEAGDVDRRRFVQRLLESFDRYRTDLEAVVPAWRELALTIGQRVRVDRPTGEIVGEAIDVTESGALVVETENGRETVTAGDCEHLRPV, encoded by the coding sequence ATGAACGAGACGCGACGAGCGATCCTCGAGGCGATCGCGGACGGGCCGGTGTCGGGGCCCGAACTGGCCGAGTCGCTCGATATCTCGCGGGCGGCCGTCTGGAAGCACATCGACGGGCTGCGCGAGGCCGACTTCGAGATCGAGAGCGGACCGACCGGCTACGAACTGACCGCCGTCGCGGCGTACAACGCCCCGGCTGTCGAGTTCGAACTCGAGGCCCCGTTCTCGGTCGAGTACCACGACTCCGTGGGGAGCACCAACGACCGGGCGCGCGAGCTGGCGGCCGAGGGCGCGACGGACGTGGCCGTCCTCGCGGACGAACAGGTCGGCGGCCGCGGCCGCCTCGAGCGCGAGTGGTCCTCGCCGTCGGGCGGCGTCTGGGTCAGCGTCCTGACGCGACCGGCCGTCGCGCCCGCGCAGGCCCCGCTGTACACGCTCGCGGCGTCGGTCGCCACGGCCACGGCGGCTCGAGAGGCGGGCGTCGACGCCCGGATCAAGTGGCCTAACGACGTGGTCGTCCCGGTCGGCGACGACGGCGACTACCGAAAGCTCGCGGGGATCCTCACGGAGATGGAAGGGGAGACCGACCGCGTGGAGTGGCTCGCCGTCGGGCTCGGCGTCAACGCGAACCTCGACGCCGACGCGCTGCCCGAGGGCGCGACCAGCATCCGCGAGGAGGCGGGCGACGTCGACCGGCGACGGTTCGTCCAGCGGCTCTTGGAGTCGTTCGATCGGTATCGAACCGACCTCGAGGCGGTCGTCCCCGCGTGGCGCGAGCTGGCGCTGACGATCGGCCAGCGGGTACGCGTCGACCGTCCCACTGGCGAAATCGTCGGTGAGGCGATCGACGTGACGGAGTCCGGGGCCCTCGTCGTTGAGACCGAGAACGGGCGGGAGACCGTTACGGCGGGCGACTGCGAGCACTTGCGGCCGGTCTAA
- a CDS encoding DUF305 domain-containing protein, giving the protein MGRETDSDDSSADASRRSFLQTGTLASAGLALGLSGAAPAAATGGDSTGSDETPAGDAASDTELNLADVGFLQLMAYHHRGGIEAASLVPERTNHDALAEFAETVLEGQREGLVRIESILAEAGIEPEHLLEADLDAVRDMVTSIPGNLRPNELAYLQRLEGTTFDLRFIETFANHHRGAIQLSHLVLREGQSPAVEAMANDIVETQQAQIARMYAWYLDWVQQV; this is encoded by the coding sequence ATGGGACGCGAAACGGATTCCGACGACTCGTCCGCCGACGCATCGCGCCGTTCGTTTCTGCAAACCGGCACGCTCGCCTCGGCGGGCCTCGCATTGGGACTGTCGGGTGCGGCACCCGCCGCGGCGACCGGCGGTGACTCGACCGGTTCCGACGAGACGCCCGCCGGCGACGCAGCGAGCGACACCGAACTGAATCTGGCGGACGTGGGCTTTCTCCAGTTGATGGCCTACCACCACCGCGGCGGGATCGAAGCCGCCTCGCTGGTTCCGGAGCGGACGAACCACGACGCGTTGGCCGAGTTCGCCGAGACGGTACTCGAGGGCCAGCGGGAGGGCCTCGTGCGGATCGAATCGATCCTCGCCGAGGCCGGGATCGAACCCGAGCACCTGCTCGAGGCCGATCTCGACGCGGTCAGGGACATGGTGACGTCGATCCCCGGCAACCTCCGCCCGAACGAACTCGCGTACCTGCAGCGCCTCGAGGGGACGACCTTCGACCTGCGGTTCATCGAAACGTTCGCGAACCACCACCGCGGCGCGATCCAACTCTCACACCTCGTCCTCCGGGAGGGACAGTCGCCCGCGGTCGAAGCGATGGCGAACGACATCGTCGAAACGCAGCAGGCACAGATCGCGCGAATGTACGCGTGGTACCTCGACTGGGTGCAGCAGGTCTAG
- a CDS encoding DUF5799 family protein: MSDTSWTDRIVGERMTVDQEFASQIETSQFSNQQWSLIMTATEFEIEHADDPERAQIVANTDNLDGIIPELENVQTGMGAMAGGGAGGGSSSSSGGGIFDSIMGALGMGGSGGSSEREQREAAERLTQEYATELQSHLESKGKWEKVRRTAADG, translated from the coding sequence ATGAGCGACACGTCGTGGACCGACCGGATCGTCGGCGAGCGGATGACCGTCGATCAGGAGTTCGCTTCGCAGATCGAGACGTCGCAGTTCTCCAACCAGCAGTGGAGCCTGATCATGACGGCCACGGAGTTCGAGATCGAACACGCCGACGATCCCGAGCGGGCCCAGATCGTCGCCAACACGGACAATCTCGACGGGATCATCCCCGAACTCGAGAACGTCCAGACCGGCATGGGCGCGATGGCCGGCGGGGGCGCGGGCGGCGGCTCGAGTTCCTCGAGCGGCGGCGGCATCTTCGACTCGATCATGGGCGCGCTCGGCATGGGCGGCAGCGGCGGCTCCTCCGAGCGGGAGCAACGCGAGGCGGCCGAACGGCTCACGCAGGAGTACGCGACCGAACTGCAGTCCCACCTCGAGTCCAAGGGGAAGTGGGAGAAGGTTCGGCGAACGGCCGCCGACGGCTGA
- a CDS encoding helix-turn-helix domain-containing protein has translation MKDAVEVEFRVRDTSYPFVDASRAEDCRLDLEVLFPHSEAGFVEYFTLEGARPERVLEAVDRSDDVDAELVARHEDGGRLRFHVRERCVARSVVEFGAIPRTVEADGGDGRVVAEVSSRADADELVERFETEHPTVTVDDSRDRQRSTPLFTHHDFKQTVIDALTDRQREVFLTAYMNGYYDWPRKHEATELADELGISPATFSQHLRAVEGQLFSILLDTDDECVFVE, from the coding sequence GTGAAAGACGCCGTCGAAGTCGAGTTTCGGGTTCGCGACACGTCCTACCCGTTCGTCGACGCGTCGCGGGCCGAGGACTGTCGGCTCGATCTCGAGGTGCTCTTTCCGCATTCCGAGGCCGGGTTCGTCGAGTACTTCACCCTCGAGGGTGCCCGGCCGGAGCGGGTCCTCGAGGCGGTCGACCGGAGCGACGACGTCGACGCGGAACTCGTGGCGCGCCACGAGGACGGCGGTCGATTACGATTCCACGTCCGCGAGCGCTGCGTCGCGAGGAGCGTCGTCGAGTTCGGGGCGATTCCGCGGACCGTCGAGGCCGACGGCGGTGACGGCCGGGTCGTCGCGGAGGTGTCTTCACGGGCCGACGCCGACGAACTCGTCGAGCGATTCGAAACGGAGCATCCGACGGTGACGGTCGACGATTCTCGCGACCGGCAGCGGTCGACGCCGCTGTTTACGCACCACGATTTCAAACAGACCGTTATCGATGCGCTCACCGACAGGCAGCGCGAGGTGTTTCTCACCGCCTACATGAACGGCTACTACGACTGGCCGCGAAAACACGAGGCCACCGAACTCGCCGACGAACTCGGTATCTCGCCGGCGACCTTCTCACAGCACCTCCGGGCCGTCGAAGGGCAACTGTTCAGCATCCTCCTCGATACCGACGACGAGTGCGTGTTCGTCGAGTAG
- a CDS encoding universal stress protein: MYDRILVPTDGSREVERALEYAFDLAHEHDATIRALYVVNAAGYGGLPMETALEGVSDALREEGRAAVSRVEDLAPADVTVETAVREGSPSQVIVNEADPLECDLVVMGTHGRGGIDRLLLGSVTERVVRRASVPVLTVQVDPDGVDGRAEELRLAAE; the protein is encoded by the coding sequence ATGTACGACCGCATCCTCGTTCCGACCGACGGCTCGCGTGAAGTCGAGCGCGCACTCGAGTACGCCTTCGACCTCGCGCACGAACACGATGCGACGATCCGCGCGCTCTACGTCGTCAACGCGGCCGGCTACGGCGGGCTCCCCATGGAAACCGCTCTCGAGGGTGTCAGCGACGCGCTCCGCGAGGAGGGGCGAGCGGCGGTCAGCCGCGTCGAGGACCTCGCGCCCGCGGACGTCACGGTCGAGACGGCGGTCCGCGAGGGCTCTCCGAGTCAGGTCATCGTCAACGAGGCCGATCCGCTCGAGTGCGATCTAGTCGTGATGGGGACCCACGGCCGCGGCGGGATCGACCGGCTGCTGCTCGGCAGCGTCACGGAACGGGTCGTCCGACGCGCTTCGGTACCGGTGTTGACGGTGCAGGTCGATCCAGACGGGGTCGACGGCCGCGCCGAAGAGCTCCGGCTCGCCGCGGAGTAA